The region GCACCCGCACGAATCTCAAACACGACAAACCAGAATCTTTACCATGGAATATGTCGTAATTATAGACACATCGTATGATGTACAGCCCTCGCTTCCGCTTGCTTCCCACGACAGTGCAACGCGAAGCGATGGACTGGACACGAAACACCGTACGACAAGTGTACAACCACGGTCTCCACGAATTCAACAACATCCCCGACGACACAGGCACGCTCCGTCAACGCGTCTGGAGCGTCCGCGACACGCTCCCTGCGATGAAAGATTGGTGGTCCGACCTGAAACACGTTTACTCCACGGTTCTCCAGAAAGCCATCGAGCGAATCCGAGACAACATCCAGAACCTCGGGAAACTCAAAGCCAAAGGATACGACGTAGGGTCATTGAACTGGAAGAAACCACGAGAATACCGGAGTTTCACGTACCGACAATCAGGCTTCGAACTCGACAAGAAGAGTGGCCCAGACGGACGTGGACTCCTCGTCCTCAAGAAACTCAAAGGCGAAACCCGCGAAATCCCAATTCGCCTCCATCGAGACCTTCCAGACCACGAGCAAATCAAAGAAGTCACGCTCAAGAAAGAGCCCACCGGCGCGTGGTACGTCTCATTCTGCATCAAAACAGACGAACCCGAGAAACCAGATGTAGAGGACATTACCCCTGATGACACCGTGGGTCTTGACCTCGGTGTGTTGAACTTCGTTCACGACTCGAATGGTTGCTCTGTTGGACGACTTGACTTATCCAAAGACCGCGAGCGTCTTGAACGCGAGCAACGCTCGCTCTCGCGCAAACAAGAAGGCTCGAACAATTGGGAGAAACAACGCCGTCGAGTCGCCACGGTTCACGCTCGGATGACCGCGAAGAAGCAGGACTTCAAGCACAAACTCGCGCACTTCTACACGACCCAGTACGACGCCGTGTTCGCCGAAGACCTAAACGTTCGTGGGATGCTTGAAAGCCCGGGGAACGCGCGGAATAAGGCTGAAGTCGGGTGGCGTGACTTCATCACTATCCTCGAACATCACGGTGACAAGAACGCGTGTCACGTTCAGGAAATTAACCCACGTGGGACGACCAAAGAGTGTTCGTCGTGTGGTGTGGAGACACGCAAGCCAGTATGGGTACGCGAGCATTCGTGTCCGTCATGTGGGTTCGAACTCGACCGGGATTGGAACGCGTCGTTGAACGTGCTGGCGCGAGGATTGCCAAAACTAGGAGTGGTTCACTCCGAAGAGACGCCTGTGAAGACTGTGACCGCTGTGGATACGCAGAATGTATCTGCAAGTCGCGTTGTGGAAACAGGAAGCCCCTGCCTCAAGGAAGCCGCGTCAGCGGCTGAGTAGGCAGGAGTAGTTCACGGCACTGGCAGTCGGCCCATGGCTCGGCAGAGGCGGTGGTCAGTCTCGCCATCCGAGATCGCGCTCACCCGGCGGAACACCGTCATCGGGTCGGGGGTTCGCCACCACGCGATTCGGGTGCGAGCAGCCAGCCAGAGTCGGCGGGAGAGCGTGAGTTCTGGCGTTTCGGCGACCACGTTGTAGTTGCGGGCGCGGATCATCCGGTGGTGGTCGACGTAGAGCACCGCCGCCAGCAGCACCGGGAACTGGCAGTCTTTCGGGAGCAGTTTGATGCCGGCGACGCCGTCGAGGTAGAGCGCCTCCGCACGTTCGAGTTCGGTGCGGACGGCCGCGGCGACGTTCTCGTCGAACGCAAGCCGGGTGATCTGCTCTTGGGTGGCGCCGTGGGCCCGGAGTGTCTCGGCTGGGAGATAGACGCGGTCGCGGTCGAGCACGTCCTCGCGCACGTCACGGACGAAGTTCGTGAGCTGGAACGCCTCTCCCAGCGCCGTCGCCGCCGGGAGCGCCTCGTCAGCGCTCTCCGGTGCCATCACGGCAGTCATCATCCGGCCGACAGCCGACGCCGAGCCGTCCATATACTGCCGGAGTTCGTCGTAGCTCTCGTAGCGAGTCTTCTCGATGTCGGTGGCCATCGCATCGACGAACGTGTTCACGTCCCCAGCGGGGATGCCGTGTGTCTCCCGAATCTCGGCGAACGCTGAGAGCACGGGGTTGTCTGAGGGTTCCTCGCCGAGAGCGGCCCGACGGAACTCCTCGAGGCGGGCCTCCCGTTCGGGCGGTGAGAGGTCGTTCTCGCCGTCGACAACCTCGTCGGCGACCCGGAAGAACGCATAGAGCACGTAGGTTGGTAGGCGCACCCGCTCGGGGAGGAACTTGGTGGCGACGTAGAACGTTCGCCCGGTTCGCTTGTGGATCTCCTTGCTTCGGGCGAGCTGGTCCTGCTTCACCATCGGTGAGGGCGGGAGCGGTCAGCGCGACCCGCGGCTGGCAGCGGGGGACAGAAACACGTCATCTGAGTAGGTACACGGTAGGCGTAGACCGGCTTAATGGTACGGACGCCAGTTGATTCAGTAAAACGTATCCGCACAGTCCCAGACGACGCCGTGTTCGGGACAGACGTACTTGCAGTGACGGTGAATCATCGTCGCCCCGCAGTGTGGGCAGGGTCGGCCGGGTGCCACCGTCTCTCCGTCGTCGCTCGAGGCCATACTGACACCAGCGCGAGCAGTCCCAAAGGGGTTCCGCCTGCGGGAGCGTTTATGCAGCCAGAGCCCCCAGAGAGGGTATGGACCGTCACCGACTCCGGGCATTGTGGTCGACCGAGCGGGTGCCCCTCGGCGTCGCCGCACTGGCGACGCTCGCTGCCATCGCTGGCTCGCTGCTCGCCGTCGGCCAGACGCCCGATTTCGTCGTCGCCGCAGCCGCGACCATGCTGCTCAACCTCATGCCAGATGTGCTGGTCGCGGTCGGCATCGGCACGCTGCGGGATTTCGCCAAGCCGTTGCTCGCCACCGGGGCGACCGCGACGCTGTTGCTCGTGGGCACAGCCGTGCTCTTCGCGATCAGACGAGTGATCGAACGGGCCAGCGGCGGTTCGGCCGGCGCCGCTGTCCACGCGTTCGTGACGTTCTTTACGCTCCTCCCAGCGGCCTACTTCCTCACCGGGAACGCCCTAAGCGCCCTCGGCGCTGCCGTCCCAGCAGCACTCACTGTGCTCGCGACGGCGAACGCCTTCGAGCCCAGAGGCACCGACGAGGGGCGACGACAGCTGCTCCGCGCGGGCGCCGTCGCCGCAGGCACGATTGGCCTCGGCGCGCTGTTCAGCTTCGGAACGGGCGACGACGCGGCCGACGAGCCGATCGATCCGGCCGCCCAGTCGCTGCTCGCCGACGCCGACGCACTGGGGTTCGATCTGCCCGACACGGAGCCGATGATTTCGGAGAACTTCTACAAGGTCGACATTGGCACCGCCGACCCGGATCTCTCGTCGGACGCCTGGTCGCTCTCGCTGACGGGCCTGGTCGACGAGGAGCGCGAGTTCACACTTCCGGAGCTACAGGACGAGTTCGCTGCCGAACAGCGGTTCGTCACGCTCCGCTGTGTGAGCGACACCATCAACGGGAACAAGATGGACACCGCGCTGTGGACGGGCGTTCCCGTCGCCGCCATTCTCGACGCCGTGGGCGCGCCCGAGAGCTGCTGTGTGACACTCCACGGCGCCGACGACTACTTCGTGAGCTTCCCCCGCGAAGCGCTCGATCCCGGACTGTTCGCCTGGGGGATGAACGGGCGCACGCTCCCGCGGGGCCACGGCTACCCGCTTCGGACACTGGTACCCGGCCACTGGGGCGAGACAAACGCCAAGTGGCTCACAGAAATCGAAATTCGCGACGAACCCGAGGACGGCTACTGGGAGTCCCGCGGCTGGAAAGGAACCGGCGAGGTCCACACCGTCGCCAAACTCCACGGCGTCGACCGCAGTGGCGAGGGGATCCGCGTCGGCGGCCACGCCTATGCTGGCAACCGGGGCATTTCGGCCGTCGAGGTGTCGACCGACGGCGGCGACACGTGGAGCGAGGCGACGCTCTCGGACCCACTTCCGGGGTCGAGCCCAGTTGTGGACGGCGAGGGAGAACCACAACCCAAAGGCGAGGCGATGGACGCCTGGCAGATGTGGGAACACGAGTATTCGGCCGATAGCAGACACGAGGTGGTCGTCCGGGCCATCGACGACACCGGGACCGTCCAGCCCCGCGAGCAGCAGGAGAGCTTCCCCGAGGGGGCGATGGGATGGGTTCAGAGGACGGTGCCCCCCTGAGTGGGCGGTTACGCCGCCCGCGCGACCAGCGCCGCGGCGCGCTCGGTCGCCGTCTCCCGAACGGCCTGCTCGTCCATCGTCAGCACCTCGCGGTCACGCATCAACACTGCCCCGTCACAGACGGTGTGGCGCACGTCTGCACCGTTGGCGGCGTAGACCAAGTGGCTCACCAAATCGTGAATCGGCGTGAGGTGGGGTTGCTCCAGATTCACGACCGCGAGGTCGGCCTTCGCACCCGGTTCGATGCGGCCAGCGTTGATTCCGAGGGCTCGGGCGCCGTTCCGGGTCGCCATCTGGAGAACCGCCTCCGCGGGGACGGCCGAAGCGTCCTTGGCGGCCAGCTTCCCGACCATCGCGGCATCGCGCATCTCGCCGAACACGTCAAGGTCGTTGTTCGAGGCCGCGCCGTCAGTTCCCAATGCGACGGTCACACCGGCATCGAGCATGCGCTGGACCGGCGCCAGCCCCGACGCGAGCTTCATGTTTGAAGCCGGGCAGTGAACCACCGCCGCGTCCCGGTCGGCGAGCAGGTCGATTTCCTCGTCGTCGACGTGGACGCAGTGGGCGAGGAAGTCACCCGGTTCGAGCGCGCCGAGTTCATCGGCGTAGACCAACGGTCGCGTACCGTTTTCGGCGACGAGCGGCGTCACGTCGACCTGTTCGTTCTCGTTGGCGTGATAGTGGAGCCGGAACCCCCGCTCCCGAGCGCGCTCGACCAACTCCCGGAGCGAGTCCTCGTCGATGGTCGAGAGCGCGTGGGGCATCGCCGCCGTCGAGACGCGGCCGTCGGCGGCACCGGCGAACTCGGCAGCCACCTCGAGGCTCCGGTTTACGTCGTTGGTGACGGCCTCATCGCTCTTGCCGAGGGTGACTGTCCCCCGACCGAGGAGCGCGCGAACGCCCGACGCCTCGACGGCCGCCGCAGTCTGCTCGACGCCGAAATACATGTCCGCGAACGTCGTCGTCCCCGAGCGAATCATCTCCAGAATTCCGAGATCGGCACCCGCCCGGATGTCCGGGGGTTCGAGTTCGGCCTCGACGGGCCACACGTCTTCCTCCAACCACGCACCCACGGGCTTGTCGTCGGCGTAGCCCCGCAGGAGCGTCATCGCGGCGTGGGTGTGAGCGTTGACGAGGCCGGGAATCACCAGCCCGCCTGACGTGTCGAGCGTCTGGTCGCCGTCGAGGGCCGGTCCGACAGCGAGAATCTCGCCCGCGTTCGGGTCGACCAGCACGTCGGCCCGCTCGACAGAGTAGTCCGGCAGGAGGACCTGCCCGCCAGTGAGACAGAGTGTCAAAGGGAGAAGCGCCCCCGCCAGCATAATGACGCCGGTTGGGGAGAAAACGAAACGGGAACCGAAACCGCGGGCGTCAGCGTGCCCGGTTCAGCACTCCGACCAGCCGCAGGACTCGCAGGTCTTGCAGCCTTCGGAGTAGTAGAGACTCATCGACCCGCAGTCGGGACACTCGGGGCTCTCGCCCGAGGCGATGAGTTCGCTGGTCGCGTCGTCCTGGCCCGCCTGCTCCGCGTCCGGGCCGCCGACATCGACCGCTGTCGGCTCGGCCGGCGACTCAGTCGTCGAGCCGTCATCGGGAGCGTCCGCTTTCGATTGGCTCACGAGAGTGTCACTCTCGTGACCGCCGTCCGTGGTCGCACCCTCGTCTTCGAGCTGGTCGATGGTCTGCTGCTGTGGAATGCCCTTGTCGATATCGCCGTCGAGGTAGCGTCGCATCGCCGTCCCGATGGCGTCAGGGATGGACTGGATCTGCTCGCCCTTGTCCCAGGCGACCTTCGGGCTCCGGATGCCCTGGAGTTCGCTGGCGATCTCGTCGGGGTCGACACCCGAGCGCAACGAGGTCGAGATGGTCTTGGCCAGCGCCTCAGTGAAGGAGGCGGTGAACCCACCGGAGTTGCCGATGTTGGCGAAGAGCTCGAACGGCTCGCCGGTATGGGGGTCTTCGTTGATGTTGACGTAGAGCTTCCCGTAGCCGGTGTCGATGCGCTGGGTCACGCCGTGGAGCACGTCCGGGCGCGGACGCTTGCGGCCGGGCGGCGTCTCGTCGCCATCGGCCTCGGCGAGCAGGCTCTCGATCTGCGTGTCGAGGGCCGCCTGCACGTCCTCGTTGTCGAGGAAGCCTTCGATGCCGCCGAAGATTTCCGAGATCTGCTCGACCAGTGCCGCCGCGGCCTCGTCCTCGTCGGCGAACTCGGTGTTGTCGGCGCGGGTGGTGAGCACCTGCTTGCTGCGGGTGCCGTCGCGGTAGTAGGTGACGCCCTTGCCGCCGTTGTCGTAAACGAACTCGAACGCCTCCTTGGCGTCTGCGAGGCTGGCGTCGTTGGGGGCGTTGACCGTCTTCGAGATGGCGGAGTCGACGCCCTCCTGGCAGGCGGTCTGGATAGCCGCGTGCTGCTTGGCGGCCAGGTCGCCGGTGACCACGAACAGTTCCCCGATGGCGTCTGGGACCGTCTCGAGGCCAGTGACGCCGTCGAACTGGTTGCTGGCCATCTGCTCCTGGGCCTCACGCTTGACAGCCTCGACGTCGATATCGTTGGCCTCCAACGTGCGCAGGAAGTAGTCGTCGAACTCGACAAGCATCTCGTCGCCCTGCACGTCGCCGCTGACGTTCTTGTAGTAGGCGACGTTGTAGATGGGCTCACAGCCACCGGTCGTGTTGCCGATCATCGACGTGGTGCCGGTCGGCGCGATGGTTGTCGTGTTGTGGTTGCGAACCGGGTAGCCGTCCTCCCAGTCGCTTGCGTCCTCACCGGTGTGGTGCTCGAACCACTCGGGATAGTCGGTCGGGTTCGCGTACTTCGAGTCGGCCCAATCGGCGAAGGGGCCGCGCTCCTGAGCCAGGTCGTGGCTGGCGTCCTTGGAGCCGTGGTTGATGTGGGTCATCAGCTGGCGGGCAACCTCGTTGGCGTCCTCCGTGCCGTAGCGCACGCCCAGCTGGATGTAGAGCTGTGCCAGTCCCATGACGCCGAGGCCGATCTTCCGCATCTCGCGGACCTTCTGCTCGATCTCGGGGACCGGGAAGTCAGACATCGTGACAACGTTCTCGAGGAAGCGCGTGCCGTACTCGATGCGGTGGTCGAAGTCCTCCCAGTCCATCGCTTCGTCGAGGAACGCCGAGACCGCCGCCTCGTGGGAGGCGTACTCGTCGGCGTGCTCCTCAGACCAGACGCGCCAGTCGGGAGCGTCCAGCGCCGCGAGGGTGGAGAGGTTGATGTGCCCGAGGTTGCAGGCTTCGTACTCCTCGAGGGGCTGCTCGCCGCAGTTGTGAACCACGAGGCCGTTGGCGATGAAGGAGCTCGTGTCCGGCTCGGTCAGGTCGTAGACGGTCTCGTGGCCGTCGGCTTCGACGGACTCGACAGTTGCCTCGAACTGCTCAGCGTATGGGCCGCGGTCGTAGTTGTCGAGTCGTTCCGCAAGCGCCTCGTTTTTCGAGTCGAGGAGGAAGCCGATCTCCTCGCGGAAGCGGATGAGATTGTCTTTCGCGATGACGAGGTCGTGGTCGGCCTGCCGCTCGTACGTCGCCGTCCCGCCGTTCCCGTCGGGCATCTCCTGCTTGCCGGCCTCGTGGCGCTCCTCGTAGAGCTTGCTCGCGATGCCGAAGTTGAGGAGGAGCTGCTGTACGTCTTCGAGCAACTCGGTGCGTACGCTAGTAAGTCTGACCGAGTTCCCCTTCTCAGTCTTGCCCTGAACACCGCCGTCAGCGGTGAACAGTGCCTGTAGGAAGCCGCGCGCCATCTGCTCGCTGCCGCGCATGACCGCATCGGGGACCTGCAGCTTCTCCTCGGCCAGCCCGACTCGCTCGGCGTACTCGTAGAGACGAGTGGATCGGACACGCTGCTCGACGGCGCCCGCGCCGCGGTAGTCGTCGGAACGGCTGATCTCGGAGACGCCGACCTCGTAGTTGGCGGACCCAGTCGGTTCACGGACGACCTCGTTCACGTCGGCCGCAAACTCCTCGGAGACTGCACTGTCCTCGTCGTAGAAGTTCAGGACTGCGCGTTCCTCGCCGTCCTTGAGGTGGCCGTCACCGACGAGCCAGCCGAGCGTGCGGCCTTCGGCGGCGGAGCCATGTTGGCCGAACGAACCCTTCCGGTTCTGGATATGGACCGTGTCGCCAGCGTCCAGTTCGGCGGCTTCGACCCAGCCTTCATCGGTCATCACGCGGTGGTCGGCGGTCAAACGGAGGCTGTAACCCTGCTCAGTCGTGAGTTCGTACACCTCCTTCTCGCCGGTCGCATAGACGCTACTTGCTTCCTTGAGCGACTCTTCGCTCAGCCGGCCGTCCACGACGACGTCCTGAGCGGTTCCCTGCTCGTAGAGCTCCTCCGCAGGTACGAGCCCGGTTCCGGTCGAAATAAGCGTCTCTCCGGTGACGCAGGGATTTGTCGCGAGGATGCGGTGGTCGGGGTGTTTCTTGGTGTCGAAGGAGTGCTTCTTGTTGACGCGCTCGAGGTAGATGACGCCCGGTTCGCCGTTCTCGTGGGCGCCCTCGATGAGGTGGTCCCAGAGCTTCTCGGCGGGCACCGAGAGCACCTCACCGACCTCGACGTGCTCGCCGAGGTCGAACATGTCGTACAGCTCCTTCGTCTCCGGCGTGGCGACGTGGGGTTCTTCCGTGCGTGGGTTGGTGAAGGTGAACTCCTCACCGTTCTTCAGTGCCTCCATGAAGTCGTCGGTGACGCCCACGGAGATGTTGAAGTTCGAGAGGTGCCCCTCGACGGCGTTGCGCAGGTGTTCGGGGACGCGTCCCTCGTCGTCGATGAGTTCGCGAGCCTCCTCCAGCGCGGCCGCAAAGGAGTTATGCGTGAAGTCGTCGGGGTCGTTGAGTCGCAGCGTGTTCGCCAGCGAGACGTCCTTGTTCTTGGCGTGGAGGAACTGGATGACGTCGGGGTGGGAGACGCGCATGACACCCATCTGGGCGCCACGGCGGGCGCCCCCCTGGGCGATGGTCTCACACATCTGGTCGAACGTCCGCATGAACGTGATGGGGCCCGAGGCGATACCGCCGGTCGAGCCCACGGCGTCGCCGTAGGGGCGGAGCTTCCAGAAGGCGTAGCCCATGCCACCACCGGACTGGAACACCTCGGCGGCCTCCTTGGCCGTCTGGTGGATATCCGTGATGTCGTCAGCAGGCGAGTCGACGAAGCAGGCAGAGAGCTGCTGAAGTTCGTCGCCCGCGTTCATCAGCGTCGGCGAGTTCGGCATAAAGGAGAGTTCGGACATCATCGTCTCGAACTCCTGGCGCACGTCGCGGACGTGAGCGGCGATGTCGTCGTCGAGTTCGGGGACGAGCGTGTCGTAGGCGAACTTGTTGACGTTGTGCTCGTTCAGCGTGGTCTCGGCCTCATCATCGGCGGTCGTACCGGTGCCGAAGACCTCCGCAGCGAGTTCGTCACGGCGCGGGTGGTCAGGCTTGAGCTGGGACGGGGTGACCGTAATTTCGGTGTCCTGTCGCTCGGCCTCGTAGACGGCCTCGGCGAGGGCGACGTTCTTTGCGACACGGGGGAACAGCTGTTCCTGTGTCTCGCTGGGGTTGCCGTTGGCGTCCTTCCGGAGATAGCGTGCCGGGAGGATGTTGTTGTAGGCGTTGCTGGTCAGCCGCTCCTCGATCGTCTCGCCATCGGTGCGCTTGATGGGGAGGTCGACCTCGGCGTCGGGCGCGGCGGTCACGCTGCGGCCACCTCGGGGCGAGCGGTGCGCTGCGGGCGGATTTCGGTGTTAGGTGGGTGGGAAGTTTCGAACATCTTTGACGGGGAAGTCCTCTCTTTTGGACCTCATTAACGGTTTGGTTTCGGGCAGAGTTGCAGTAGTACAAATTAAATTGTACTACTGACTTGGCGATGCTGAGCCCGTCGAACTGTTTCTCGACGGCGCCAGCGACGCCACCTGTCCGCGTGGTTGAACAGTAGGAATGGACGCATATAACGGTAGTCGAACCGGAGTGAAAGTGGAACACAAGCGCCACGAACCAACCTCTATCAATCGGTTTCGGAGGGGAAACGCAGGGGTGTTGCGGCGGTGGAATCCGTTGGGAAGGGGGGCAACAGACTGGACCGCGCGGCTTTATGCTGCCGGTCGCCCGACCCCGTACTATGACTGAGCAGTCCGGCGATTCCCGCCGCGTGATTCTCGATACCGACACTGCGGGCGACGACACGCAGGCCATCCTGTTGGCCGCGCGCTCATCGCGCATCGACCTCGACTCGCTCACGGTTGTCGCGGGCAACGTCGCCTTCGACGACGAAGTCAAGAACGCCAAACACACGCTCGAGGTGGCTGGCGTCGCCGACGAGGTGCCAGTCCACGAGGGCGCGCGCGGCCCACTGGTGAAAGACCACGAAACGGTCGAGCATGTTCACGGGAAAGGTGGACTGGGTGGGAACGTGTTCCCCGACCCGGATATCCTGTCCGCAGATGCCCACGCCGCCTCTCACATCGTCGAGACAGCCAGGGAGTCACCGGGCGAACTCTCACTACTCTGC is a window of halophilic archaeon DL31 DNA encoding:
- a CDS encoding transposase, IS605 OrfB family (KEGG: nph:NP4358A IS1341-type transposase~TIGRFAM: Transposase, IS605 OrfB, C-terminal~PFAM: Transposase, probable, IS891/IS1136/IS1341; Transposase, IS605 OrfB, C-terminal), yielding MMYSPRFRLLPTTVQREAMDWTRNTVRQVYNHGLHEFNNIPDDTGTLRQRVWSVRDTLPAMKDWWSDLKHVYSTVLQKAIERIRDNIQNLGKLKAKGYDVGSLNWKKPREYRSFTYRQSGFELDKKSGPDGRGLLVLKKLKGETREIPIRLHRDLPDHEQIKEVTLKKEPTGAWYVSFCIKTDEPEKPDVEDITPDDTVGLDLGVLNFVHDSNGCSVGRLDLSKDRERLEREQRSLSRKQEGSNNWEKQRRRVATVHARMTAKKQDFKHKLAHFYTTQYDAVFAEDLNVRGMLESPGNARNKAEVGWRDFITILEHHGDKNACHVQEINPRGTTKECSSCGVETRKPVWVREHSCPSCGFELDRDWNASLNVLARGLPKLGVVHSEETPVKTVTAVDTQNVSASRVVETGSPCLKEAASAAE
- a CDS encoding Phytoene synthase (KEGG: hwa:HQ2860A geranylgeranyl-diphosphate geranylgeranyltransferase (phytoene synthase)~PFAM: Squalene/phytoene synthase); the encoded protein is MVKQDQLARSKEIHKRTGRTFYVATKFLPERVRLPTYVLYAFFRVADEVVDGENDLSPPEREARLEEFRRAALGEEPSDNPVLSAFAEIRETHGIPAGDVNTFVDAMATDIEKTRYESYDELRQYMDGSASAVGRMMTAVMAPESADEALPAATALGEAFQLTNFVRDVREDVLDRDRVYLPAETLRAHGATQEQITRLAFDENVAAAVRTELERAEALYLDGVAGIKLLPKDCQFPVLLAAVLYVDHHRMIRARNYNVVAETPELTLSRRLWLAARTRIAWWRTPDPMTVFRRVSAISDGETDHRLCRAMGRLPVP
- a CDS encoding hypothetical protein (KEGG: hbo:Hbor_10690 hypothetical protein); translated protein: MASSDDGETVAPGRPCPHCGATMIHRHCKYVCPEHGVVWDCADTFY
- a CDS encoding oxidoreductase molybdopterin binding protein (PFAM: Oxidoreductase, molybdopterin binding~KEGG: hmu:Hmuk_1764 oxidoreductase molybdopterin binding), translated to MDRHRLRALWSTERVPLGVAALATLAAIAGSLLAVGQTPDFVVAAAATMLLNLMPDVLVAVGIGTLRDFAKPLLATGATATLLLVGTAVLFAIRRVIERASGGSAGAAVHAFVTFFTLLPAAYFLTGNALSALGAAVPAALTVLATANAFEPRGTDEGRRQLLRAGAVAAGTIGLGALFSFGTGDDAADEPIDPAAQSLLADADALGFDLPDTEPMISENFYKVDIGTADPDLSSDAWSLSLTGLVDEEREFTLPELQDEFAAEQRFVTLRCVSDTINGNKMDTALWTGVPVAAILDAVGAPESCCVTLHGADDYFVSFPREALDPGLFAWGMNGRTLPRGHGYPLRTLVPGHWGETNAKWLTEIEIRDEPEDGYWESRGWKGTGEVHTVAKLHGVDRSGEGIRVGGHAYAGNRGISAVEVSTDGGDTWSEATLSDPLPGSSPVVDGEGEPQPKGEAMDAWQMWEHEYSADSRHEVVVRAIDDTGTVQPREQQESFPEGAMGWVQRTVPP
- a CDS encoding 5-methylthioadenosine/S-adenosylhomocysteine deaminase (HAMAP: 5-methylthioadenosine/S-adenosylhomocysteine deaminase~KEGG: hje:HacjB3_02090 amidohydrolase~PFAM: Amidohydrolase 1), which gives rise to MLAGALLPLTLCLTGGQVLLPDYSVERADVLVDPNAGEILAVGPALDGDQTLDTSGGLVIPGLVNAHTHAAMTLLRGYADDKPVGAWLEEDVWPVEAELEPPDIRAGADLGILEMIRSGTTTFADMYFGVEQTAAAVEASGVRALLGRGTVTLGKSDEAVTNDVNRSLEVAAEFAGAADGRVSTAAMPHALSTIDEDSLRELVERARERGFRLHYHANENEQVDVTPLVAENGTRPLVYADELGALEPGDFLAHCVHVDDEEIDLLADRDAAVVHCPASNMKLASGLAPVQRMLDAGVTVALGTDGAASNNDLDVFGEMRDAAMVGKLAAKDASAVPAEAVLQMATRNGARALGINAGRIEPGAKADLAVVNLEQPHLTPIHDLVSHLVYAANGADVRHTVCDGAVLMRDREVLTMDEQAVRETATERAAALVARAA
- a CDS encoding ribonucleoside-diphosphate reductase, adenosylcobalamin-dependent (TIGRFAM: Ribonucleoside-diphosphate reductase, adenosylcobalamin-dependent; Intein splicing site~PFAM: Ribonucleotide reductase large subunit, C-terminal; Ribonucleotide reductase large subunit, N-terminal~KEGG: nmg:Nmag_0059 ribonucleoside-diphosphate reductase, adenosylcobalamin-dependent~SMART: Hedgehog/intein hint, N-terminal; Hedgehog/intein hint domain, C-terminal), which gives rise to MTAAPDAEVDLPIKRTDGETIEERLTSNAYNNILPARYLRKDANGNPSETQEQLFPRVAKNVALAEAVYEAERQDTEITVTPSQLKPDHPRRDELAAEVFGTGTTADDEAETTLNEHNVNKFAYDTLVPELDDDIAAHVRDVRQEFETMMSELSFMPNSPTLMNAGDELQQLSACFVDSPADDITDIHQTAKEAAEVFQSGGGMGYAFWKLRPYGDAVGSTGGIASGPITFMRTFDQMCETIAQGGARRGAQMGVMRVSHPDVIQFLHAKNKDVSLANTLRLNDPDDFTHNSFAAALEEARELIDDEGRVPEHLRNAVEGHLSNFNISVGVTDDFMEALKNGEEFTFTNPRTEEPHVATPETKELYDMFDLGEHVEVGEVLSVPAEKLWDHLIEGAHENGEPGVIYLERVNKKHSFDTKKHPDHRILATNPCVTGETLISTGTGLVPAEELYEQGTAQDVVVDGRLSEESLKEASSVYATGEKEVYELTTEQGYSLRLTADHRVMTDEGWVEAAELDAGDTVHIQNRKGSFGQHGSAAEGRTLGWLVGDGHLKDGEERAVLNFYDEDSAVSEEFAADVNEVVREPTGSANYEVGVSEISRSDDYRGAGAVEQRVRSTRLYEYAERVGLAEEKLQVPDAVMRGSEQMARGFLQALFTADGGVQGKTEKGNSVRLTSVRTELLEDVQQLLLNFGIASKLYEERHEAGKQEMPDGNGGTATYERQADHDLVIAKDNLIRFREEIGFLLDSKNEALAERLDNYDRGPYAEQFEATVESVEADGHETVYDLTEPDTSSFIANGLVVHNCGEQPLEEYEACNLGHINLSTLAALDAPDWRVWSEEHADEYASHEAAVSAFLDEAMDWEDFDHRIEYGTRFLENVVTMSDFPVPEIEQKVREMRKIGLGVMGLAQLYIQLGVRYGTEDANEVARQLMTHINHGSKDASHDLAQERGPFADWADSKYANPTDYPEWFEHHTGEDASDWEDGYPVRNHNTTTIAPTGTTSMIGNTTGGCEPIYNVAYYKNVSGDVQGDEMLVEFDDYFLRTLEANDIDVEAVKREAQEQMASNQFDGVTGLETVPDAIGELFVVTGDLAAKQHAAIQTACQEGVDSAISKTVNAPNDASLADAKEAFEFVYDNGGKGVTYYRDGTRSKQVLTTRADNTEFADEDEAAAALVEQISEIFGGIEGFLDNEDVQAALDTQIESLLAEADGDETPPGRKRPRPDVLHGVTQRIDTGYGKLYVNINEDPHTGEPFELFANIGNSGGFTASFTEALAKTISTSLRSGVDPDEIASELQGIRSPKVAWDKGEQIQSIPDAIGTAMRRYLDGDIDKGIPQQQTIDQLEDEGATTDGGHESDTLVSQSKADAPDDGSTTESPAEPTAVDVGGPDAEQAGQDDATSELIASGESPECPDCGSMSLYYSEGCKTCESCGWSEC